The proteins below are encoded in one region of Aminivibrio sp.:
- a CDS encoding chemotaxis protein CheD, giving the protein MDKVHHVGMADMVVVSAPESLVTLGLGSCIGLVLFDQTAKVAGMVHIMLPDSRGAGLKALEKPGKFADTAVPALIAEVCRKGAVRSRLKAKMAGGSQMFTLPGAQTDFLAVGSRNAKETEALLKQHGIPIAAMDTGGNKGRTVEFSTKTWMLTVKVLGKGTAEI; this is encoded by the coding sequence ATGGACAAGGTACATCACGTCGGGATGGCCGATATGGTGGTCGTATCAGCTCCCGAGTCCCTTGTGACGCTCGGGCTGGGTTCGTGTATCGGGCTTGTGCTCTTCGACCAGACCGCGAAAGTGGCGGGCATGGTCCATATCATGCTTCCCGACAGCCGCGGCGCCGGCCTGAAGGCACTCGAAAAGCCGGGAAAATTTGCCGATACGGCCGTTCCCGCCCTGATCGCCGAGGTCTGCCGCAAGGGAGCCGTCCGGTCCCGCCTGAAGGCCAAGATGGCCGGCGGATCCCAGATGTTCACCCTTCCCGGCGCCCAGACCGATTTTCTCGCCGTGGGCAGCAGGAATGCCAAAGAGACGGAGGCGCTGCTCAAACAGCACGGAATTCCCATTGCCGCCATGGACACGGGAGGGAACAAGGGAAGGACCGTGGAATTTTCCACGAAAACATGGATGCTCACGGTAAAGGTACTGGGAAAGGGAACGGCGGAAATCTAA